The genomic region AAGACGCCCTGAGTGTGGTCCAGGTTCACTGCGCGCTCCACCGTTTTTCCTTAGCGTGACCAACAGGCGCACTGAGGGGAGCACGGGTGAACGCCCAGCACCGCACCAAGAACCGCACCATCGGGCTTGTCTTGCTCAGCACGGTTTTCCTTTCCCTGACAACGACTCCGGCCCTCGCCCAGGCCGATCCGCTGACCGGCCAGCAGCTGTCCTGGCGACCCTGCTTCGACCCGGCGAACCCGCCACCGAACCCACCGGCGAACTTCGCGCGCCTGGAGTGCGCGGAGTTCCAGGCCCCGCTGGACTGGCACCGGCCGGGGCACAAGAAGATCAGCATCGCGGTGAGCCGGATCAGGGCCACCGGCCCGGCGGCAGGCGTGCTGTTCACCAACCCCGGCGGACCGGGCTCGCCCGGCCGCAGGCTGCCGCTGTCGCTGTCCCGCCGCACCGAGCTGGCCGAGCGCTTCGACCTCATCGGCATCGACCCGCGCGGCACCGGCGCCAGCTCACCGGTCCGCTGCGCGCCACCGGCTGCCGCTGACCAAGCGCTGCCGCTGGACCCGAGGGACCGCACTCCGGCCAACCTGACCGCCATGCAGGACCAGGCCGAGCGGATCATCCGCGACTGCCAGGTCTTCCTCGGCGAGCGGGCCGCGACCACCACCACCGCGCAGACCGCCCGCGACCTGGACCTGCTGCGCCACCTGCTCGGCCAGCGAAAGATCAACTTCCTCGGCATCTCCGCCGGGACCTGGCTGGCCACGCACTACGCCACCCTGTTCCCGCACCGGGCCGGCCGGTTCGCGCTCGACTCGGCCATGGACGCCACCGGCAGCTGGGAGAGCACCCAGGCCACGCTGCCGATGGCCTACGAGCGCCGGTTCCGCGAGGGCTTCCTGCCCTGGCTGGCGCAGCGCCACGCGACCTACGGCTGGGGCCAGACCCCGGCCGCCGCACATGCCCGGTACGAGGGATTGCGTGCCCGCCTGGCAACGGCTCCGGTCAACGGGATCAACGGGGCCGTGCTGGACGCGATCATCCTCGGCGGCCTCGGCCACGCCGCCGCCTTCCCCGGCCTGGCCGGACAGCTGGTCGCACTCGACAAGGGGCAGGCCGCCCCGCAGTCCGCGCCGCCCGGCTCGGACATCCTCAACCCGGACCCGGCCAGCTACGGCGCGGTCTACACCGCGATCCGCTGCAACGACACGCCATCCCGGTTCACCAGGGCCTCGCTGGTCGCCGACTCGGCCCGGCTGGGCCAGCAGTACCCGCTCTACGGCTGGGCCCAGGTGGTCAACGACTGCCTCGGCTGGCAGCGGCCGGACCTGCCGGTCGTGCGGGTCACCGGCCACGGACTGCCGCCGATGCTGATCGTGCAGTCCGAACAGGACCCGAAGACGCCGATCGAGGGCGCGCGCCGCCTGCAGCAGCGCCTGCCCGGCTCCCGGTTGCTGGTCGTCGCGGGTGGCGACCACGGCCTCTACCTCGGCAACCCGTGCGTGAACACCGCGGTCGAGGCATTCCTCGCCCACGGCACACTTCCTGAGGGGGAAACCAGATGTCCTTGAGGCACAAGGCAACCGTGCTGGCGGTCGCCGCCGCACTGCTCGCCGCGCCCGCGGCCGCCTTCGCCACCGAGTCCACCCCGAGCCGCTACCTCAGCCAGCGCCTGGACTGGAAACCCTGCTTCGACCAGGCCAACCCGCCACCCGGCCTGCCACCGGGCGGGACCGCGCTGGAATGCGCCAGCTACACCGCGCCGATGAACTGGCGCCGCCCGCGTGAGGGCAAGGACATCACCGTGGCGATCACCCGGCTGCGCGCCACCGGCGTCCGCCAGGGCGTGCTGTTCACCAACCCCGGCGGACCGGGCGAGGCGGGCCGGTCCTTCCCGCTGAACTTCCTGGCCGCCGGCCAGCACGCGGTGCTGGCCAGCCAGGACGTCTACGGCATCGACGTGCGCGGCACCGGCGGCAGCAGCCAGGTCAGCTGCCAGCCCACCGCGCCCTCGCCGCTGCCGGATTGGCGGGACCGCAGCCCGGCCAACCTGGCGAAGTTCCTGGCGGTCAACGACACCATCGCCCGCGACTGCCAGAACAGCGAACTGGGCAAGTACGTCAACACCGAGCAGACCGCGCACGACCTCGACCTGCTGCGCCACCTGCTCGGTGAACACAAGATCAACTATTACGGGGTGTCCGGCGGCGCCTGGCTCGGCCCGTTCTACACCACCTACTTCCCGCACCGGGTGGGCCGGTTCGTGCTGGACTCGGTCCCCGATGTCACCGCGACCTGGCAGCACCTGCTCAACGACCAGGCCCGTGCCATGGAACGCCGGTTCCGCACCGACTTCCTGCCCTGGCTGGCTCGGCACCACGACCGCTACGGCTGGGGCCGCACCGCGGCCGAGACGGGTGCGACGTACGAGACCGTGCGGGCCCGGCTGGCCGCGAAACCCGTTGAGGTGCAAGGAAGACTGCTGGGCGGCGCGGACCTCGACATGGTGATCGTTGGCGCCCAGGGGCAGAAGGACTACTTCCCCGGCGCCGCGGCGAACCTGGCCCTGCTCAAGCGGCTCAGCGAGGGCGGCCCGGCGGCGGAGTCCGCGCCAGGACAGGACATCCTCACCCCGGATCCGAACAGCCAGACCGGCACCGCGTTGTCCATCGTCTGCAACGACACGCCCTACCGCGGCGGCCGGGCGGGCACCATCGCCGAGTCCGCGCGGCTGGGACGGCAGTACCCGCTGCTGGGCTGGCAGAAGATCGTGCAGCAGTGCATGTCCTGGCAGCGCCCCGAGTTCCGGCTGCCCGAGGTCACCGGCCGCGGCCTGCCGCCGATGCTGCTGGTGAACTCCGTGCGCGACCCGCAGACCCCGATCGAGGGCGCGCAGCGGGCCCAGCGGGTGCTGCCCAAGGGCTCGCCGCTGCTGGTGGTCGCCGACGAGGGCGACCACTGGATGTACCTGCGCGGCAACGCCTGCGTGGACGCCAGGGTCAGCGCCTACCTGACCACCGGCGCGCTGCCTGCCAACGGCAGCACCTGCGCGGGCGAGCCGATGCCGGACCCGGCGGCCAAGCCACGGCCGCCGTTCCCGGCGATCAGCTAGCGCGAGCCAGCTCACCGGCGTACCCGCCGAGCAGGTGCGCCGACTCCGCCGGTGGCAGGGCCAGGTGCTCCAGCACCGCCCAGGCCTCCCGCGCCCGGTCCACCTCGGCCGCGGTCTGCAGGAAGGTGTGCGTGCCCGCCGTGGGCACGCACACCAGGGTGGGCGCGTCGGCGAACTCCAGGATGGTCATCGACCCGCGCAGTCCGGGATGCGCGCCCCGGCTGCCGGGCAGCACCCGCAGGGTGACGTTGGGCCGGTCCGCCAGCACGCACAGCGCCTGTAGCTGGCGGGCCAGCACACCCTGCCCGCCGATCGGCCGCTGCAACGCGCTCTCCTCCACCACGCAGTGCAGGTTCGGCGGGGTGGGCCTGGCCAGCACCATCTGCCTGGTCATGGTGGCCGCGACCTGGCGGCCCAGGTCGGGCTCGTGCAGCCGGTGGTCCATGCCGCCCAGCGCGGACCTGGCGTACTCGGCGGTCTGCAGCAGGCTGGGCACCATGGCCAGCTCGTAGTCGCGCACCACCGCGGCCTCGTCCTCGAGGCCGATCAGCTGGCGCAGGTCGGCGGGCAGCCTCGAGCCGGGAGCCTGCCACCAGCCGGGGTTGGCCGCCGCGCCCACCTGGGCGAGCAGCTCGGCCCGCTGCTGCGCGGGCACCTGGTACAGGGTGAGCAGGGCGTTCACGTCATCGACGTGCAGGCCGCGCCGCCCGGTCTCCATGCGTTGCACCTTGGTCACCGAGACGCCGAGGGCGATCGCGACCTGATGCAGGGTGAGGCGGTTGGCCTTGCGCAGGGTGCGCAGCACGGCACACACCCTGCGGGCGCGAGTGGCGGGACCAGGACGTTCGGGCATGCACTTCACTGTGTCCCTTGCCACAGGGTCACACAAACCAGGCTCGGGGCCCGGCGGACGACGCTGGCCACCGGGCCCCGAGCTCTGGTGCGTGATGCTGATCAGGCAAGACGCTGCTTGAGCGCCTCCAGCTCGTCACGCAGCGAGCTGGGCAGCTTGTCACCGATCTGAGTGAACCACTCCTCGATGAGCGGCAGTTCGGCCCGCCATTCGTCCACATCCACGGCCAGCGCGGCCTCGATGTCGGCCCTCGGCGCGTCCAGTCCGGACAGGTCCAGGTCGTCCGCGGTCGGCACGTGGCCGATCGGGGTCTCCTGGGCCGCGGCCTTGCCCTCGATGCGCTCGATGGCCCACTTCAGGATGCGGCCGTTCTCGCCGAATCCGGGCCACAGGAAGCGCTTGTCGTCGCCGCGGCGGAACCAGTTCACGTAGAAGATCTTCGGCAGCTTCACCGAGTCGGCGTTCTTGCCGACGGAGATCCAGTGCGCGAAGTAGTCACCGGCGTGGTAGCCGATGAACGGCAGCATGGCCATCGGGTCGCGGCGCACGTCGCCGACCTTGCCCGCGGCGGCCGCGGTCTTCTCGCTGGAGAGGGTGGCGCCCATGAACACGCCGTGCTGCCAGTCGCGGGCCTCGTTCACCAGCGGGATGGTGGTGCCGCGGCGGCCGCCGAAGAAGATCGCCGAGATCGGCACTCCGTTGGGGTCGTCCCACTCCGGCGCGAGCACCGGGCACTGCGACATCGGCGTGCAGTAACGGGAGTTGGCGTGCGAGCTGAGCACCCCGTTCTCGCCGTCGGCCGGGGTCCAGTCCTGCTTCTTCCACGAGGTGGCGTGCGCGGGCGTGTTCTCCATGCCCTCCCACCAGATGTCGCCGTCGTCGGTGAGGGCGACGTTGGTGAACACCGAGTTGCCGCGCTCGATGGTGCGCATGGCGTTCGGGTTGGTCTTCCAGTTGGTGCCGGGCGCGACGCCGAAGAAGCCGGCCTCCGGGTTCACCGCGTACAGGCGGCCGTCCTCACCGAAGCGCATCCAGGCGATGTCGTCGCCGAGGGTCTCGACCTTCCAGCCGGGGATGGTCGGCTCCAGCATGGCCAGGTTGGTCTTGCCACAGGCCGAGGGGAACGCCGCGGCGATGTAGTGGACCTGCTGCTCCGGCGAGGTCAGCTTGAGGATCAGCATGTGCTCGGCCAGCCAGCCCTCCTCGCGCGCGATCGTGGAGGCGATG from Crossiella sp. CA-258035 harbors:
- a CDS encoding alpha/beta hydrolase, giving the protein MNAQHRTKNRTIGLVLLSTVFLSLTTTPALAQADPLTGQQLSWRPCFDPANPPPNPPANFARLECAEFQAPLDWHRPGHKKISIAVSRIRATGPAAGVLFTNPGGPGSPGRRLPLSLSRRTELAERFDLIGIDPRGTGASSPVRCAPPAAADQALPLDPRDRTPANLTAMQDQAERIIRDCQVFLGERAATTTTAQTARDLDLLRHLLGQRKINFLGISAGTWLATHYATLFPHRAGRFALDSAMDATGSWESTQATLPMAYERRFREGFLPWLAQRHATYGWGQTPAAAHARYEGLRARLATAPVNGINGAVLDAIILGGLGHAAAFPGLAGQLVALDKGQAAPQSAPPGSDILNPDPASYGAVYTAIRCNDTPSRFTRASLVADSARLGQQYPLYGWAQVVNDCLGWQRPDLPVVRVTGHGLPPMLIVQSEQDPKTPIEGARRLQQRLPGSRLLVVAGGDHGLYLGNPCVNTAVEAFLAHGTLPEGETRCP
- a CDS encoding alpha/beta hydrolase; the encoded protein is MSLRHKATVLAVAAALLAAPAAAFATESTPSRYLSQRLDWKPCFDQANPPPGLPPGGTALECASYTAPMNWRRPREGKDITVAITRLRATGVRQGVLFTNPGGPGEAGRSFPLNFLAAGQHAVLASQDVYGIDVRGTGGSSQVSCQPTAPSPLPDWRDRSPANLAKFLAVNDTIARDCQNSELGKYVNTEQTAHDLDLLRHLLGEHKINYYGVSGGAWLGPFYTTYFPHRVGRFVLDSVPDVTATWQHLLNDQARAMERRFRTDFLPWLARHHDRYGWGRTAAETGATYETVRARLAAKPVEVQGRLLGGADLDMVIVGAQGQKDYFPGAAANLALLKRLSEGGPAAESAPGQDILTPDPNSQTGTALSIVCNDTPYRGGRAGTIAESARLGRQYPLLGWQKIVQQCMSWQRPEFRLPEVTGRGLPPMLLVNSVRDPQTPIEGAQRAQRVLPKGSPLLVVADEGDHWMYLRGNACVDARVSAYLTTGALPANGSTCAGEPMPDPAAKPRPPFPAIS
- a CDS encoding helix-turn-helix transcriptional regulator yields the protein MPERPGPATRARRVCAVLRTLRKANRLTLHQVAIALGVSVTKVQRMETGRRGLHVDDVNALLTLYQVPAQQRAELLAQVGAAANPGWWQAPGSRLPADLRQLIGLEDEAAVVRDYELAMVPSLLQTAEYARSALGGMDHRLHEPDLGRQVAATMTRQMVLARPTPPNLHCVVEESALQRPIGGQGVLARQLQALCVLADRPNVTLRVLPGSRGAHPGLRGSMTILEFADAPTLVCVPTAGTHTFLQTAAEVDRAREAWAVLEHLALPPAESAHLLGGYAGELARAS
- a CDS encoding phosphoenolpyruvate carboxykinase (GTP) codes for the protein MTALTIPGLDQAPTTHARLLSWVREVAELTAPDEVVWVDGSPEEAERLNQKLVDAGTFVRLQNKPNSFWCASDPNDVARVEERTYICSVDEADAGPTNNWMNPVEMKSIMTELYRGCMRGRTMYVIPFCMGPLSAEKPMLGVEITDSEYVVVSMGVMTRMGSKALALFGDDADYVPCLHSVGAPLEPGQQDVPWPCNDTKYITHFPETREIWSFGSGYGGNALLGKKCYSLRIASTIAREEGWLAEHMLILKLTSPEQQVHYIAAAFPSACGKTNLAMLEPTIPGWKVETLGDDIAWMRFGEDGRLYAVNPEAGFFGVAPGTNWKTNPNAMRTIERGNSVFTNVALTDDGDIWWEGMENTPAHATSWKKQDWTPADGENGVLSSHANSRYCTPMSQCPVLAPEWDDPNGVPISAIFFGGRRGTTIPLVNEARDWQHGVFMGATLSSEKTAAAAGKVGDVRRDPMAMLPFIGYHAGDYFAHWISVGKNADSVKLPKIFYVNWFRRGDDKRFLWPGFGENGRILKWAIERIEGKAAAQETPIGHVPTADDLDLSGLDAPRADIEAALAVDVDEWRAELPLIEEWFTQIGDKLPSSLRDELEALKQRLA